AGGCGGGCGGGGCGGACCGGGACCGGTGGCCGGGCCGAGCGGCGGCGCATGGCACGGCGCATCAAACGCCGCAGACAACGCTCCTACCTCAAGGAAATCCCCATCCTCGTCGGTGTGGCGCTGGCCATCGCCCTCGTCCTGAAGACCTTCCTCGTCCAGGCCTTCGTCATCCCGTCCGGCTCCATGGAGCAGACGATCAAGATCGGCGACCGGGTGCTGGTCGACAAGCTGACGCCGTGGTTCGGCTCCAAGCCGGCGCGCGGCGATGTGGTGGTCTTCAAGGACCCCGGAGGCTGGCTCAAGGGCGAACAGAACAAGCCCCCCGCCGACGGCGGCGCCTTCCAGCCGGTCAAGGACGCCATGACCTTCATCGGGCTGCTGCCGTCGGCCGACGAGCAGGACCTGATCAAGCGCGTCGTGGCGGTCGGCGGCGACACCGTCAAATGCTGCGACGAACAGGGCAAGGTCACGGTCAACGGCACCCCGCTGACCGAGCCGTACATCCATCCGGGCAACCCGCCCTCCACGCTGAAATTCACGGTGACCGTCCCCACCGGACGGATCTTCGTGATGGGCGACCACCGTTCCAACTCCGCGGATTCGCGCTTCCACCTGGACGAGCCGTACCGTGGCACGGTCTCGGAGGATGGCGTCGTGGGCCGGGCGGTGGTGATCGGCTGGCCGTTCAGCCACTGGCGGCGCCTGGAAGAGCCGGACACCTTCACGACCGTGCACGACGCGCCGGGCGCCAAGGCGTCGGCGGCAGGCGCTCCGCATAGGCTGTCCCCCGACAGTTTGACCGTACTCCCGACCCCTGCGGAACTCCCGCTCGTTATGGGAGTGGTGGGCCTGCGCCGGTTGACGGGCAGGCGAGTGCGTGGAGTGAGGAGCAGATGTGGGGGACTTGGCGGTCGGCGCGCGGTCCGGAACCGAAGAGCCCGAAGAGCCGGCAGGACGTGGTGAGCCCACGCGGCCGGCGGCGAGTTCCGTGCATCAGTCACCAGCTCGGTCAGGGGCGCAGGCCCAGAGTTCACCTTCGGCGGACTCGTCGGACAGGTCCGATACGTTGGACATGTCGGCGGGCAAGGAGGTGAGCGGTGGCATGAAGAAGGCCAAGAAGCCGCGTGCCTTCTGGAAGGAGCTGCCGATCCTCATCGGGATCGCGCTGCTCCTCGCGCTGCTGATCAAGACGTTCCTGGTGCAGGCGTTCTCGATCCCGTCCGATTCGATGCAGGACACCCTGCAGCGCGGGGACCGGGTCCTGGTCGACAAGCTGACGCCGTGGTTCGGCTCCAAGCCGCAGCGCGGCGAGGTCGTCGTCTTCCACGACCCGGGCGGCTGGCTGAACGAGACGCCGACTCCTGAGCCCAACCCCGTCCAGAAGGTCCTCAGCTTCATCGGCCTGATGCCCTCGGCCGAGGAGAAGGACCTGATCAAGCGGGTGATCGCGGTCGGCGGTGACACCGTCGAGTGCCATGGCACCGGCCCCGTCAAGGTCAACGGCAAGGCGCTCGACGAAGCCTCCTACGTCTTCCCCGGGGCCACGCCCTGCGGCGACCGGGCGTTCGGTCCGATCCACGTCCCCAAGGGCCGGATCTGGGTGATGGGCGACCACCGCGACGACTCCCTCGACTCCCGCTACCACCAGAACCTCAAGGGCAACGGCACGGTCTCGGAGAACGAGGTCGTCGGCCGGGCGTTCACCATTGCCTGGCCCATCAACCGCTGGGCGACGCTGCCCGTGCCGGACACCTTCGATCAGCCCGGTATCAACAAGGCCATGGCGGCCACGCCGGCGGCCCTCGGCCTCGCCGGTGCCGTGCCGATCGTGATCTGGCGTCGCCGAAGGCTGACCGGAACACGTAACCCCAGGTAAGGTGCCGTCCCGGATCTTCGACGCGGGCGCGGTCCGCGGGGTGGGAGCGCTGGGATGAGCAGCAGTACGGAACGCAGGACTGACGGCCACGGCCGGACGACGGGCAGTGTGCTGTCCGGTCTGGCCGTGGCCCTCGGCTGTGTGCTGTTCCTGGGCGGCTTCGTATGGGCAGCGCTGATCTACCGCCCCTATACGGTGCCGACCGACTCGATGACACCGACGATCGCGGTCGGGGCGCGGGTCCTGGCGGAGAAGGTCGACGGCTCCGAGATACGCCGCGGCGACATCGTCGTCTTCCAGGACTCCACCTGGGGCGACCTGCCGATGGTCAAGCGCGTCGTCGGCGTCGGCGGTGACAAGATCGCCTGCTGTACGAAGCAGGGCCGGCTGACCATCAACGGAACCCCCGTCGAGGAACCGTATCTGCAGGGAAGCGGGCCCGCCTCACCCATCGGCTTCAAGGCAAAGGTCCCCACCGGCCAGCTCTTCCTGCTCGGTGACCACCGCAGCGATTCCCTGGACTCCCGCGTCCACCTCACCGACGGCGACCACGGCTCCGTACCGCGCAGCGCCGTCAATGCCCGGGTCGACGCGCGCGCCTGGCCGCTCGGCAGCGTCGGCGTGATGCAGCGCCCGGCGGCCTTCTCCGCCTTGCCCGGCGGCACCTCGCAGCCCGGCCCGGTGCGGCCCATCACCCTCGCGGTGGTCGCCGGCGCGGTCCTCATCCTCGTCGGTGCGGCCTACGGGCCCCTGGCCCGGCGCAAGGCGCGCAAGGGTGCCTGAGGGACCACGACGGGGCGTGGAGGGACCGGCCGCGGCCCAGGGGACGGCGGCCGGTGAGACACCGG
This portion of the Streptomyces sp. 2114.4 genome encodes:
- the lepB gene encoding signal peptidase I, with the translated sequence MSSSTERRTDGHGRTTGSVLSGLAVALGCVLFLGGFVWAALIYRPYTVPTDSMTPTIAVGARVLAEKVDGSEIRRGDIVVFQDSTWGDLPMVKRVVGVGGDKIACCTKQGRLTINGTPVEEPYLQGSGPASPIGFKAKVPTGQLFLLGDHRSDSLDSRVHLTDGDHGSVPRSAVNARVDARAWPLGSVGVMQRPAAFSALPGGTSQPGPVRPITLAVVAGAVLILVGAAYGPLARRKARKGA
- the lepB gene encoding signal peptidase I, coding for MGNRGRPRHGGKGTPRPGRGADRPRRGRGADAPYSGSGAYGDPQETGGNDGSGAGGAASGRRAGRTGTGGRAERRRMARRIKRRRQRSYLKEIPILVGVALAIALVLKTFLVQAFVIPSGSMEQTIKIGDRVLVDKLTPWFGSKPARGDVVVFKDPGGWLKGEQNKPPADGGAFQPVKDAMTFIGLLPSADEQDLIKRVVAVGGDTVKCCDEQGKVTVNGTPLTEPYIHPGNPPSTLKFTVTVPTGRIFVMGDHRSNSADSRFHLDEPYRGTVSEDGVVGRAVVIGWPFSHWRRLEEPDTFTTVHDAPGAKASAAGAPHRLSPDSLTVLPTPAELPLVMGVVGLRRLTGRRVRGVRSRCGGLGGRRAVRNRRARRAGRTW
- the lepB gene encoding signal peptidase I, which translates into the protein MGDLAVGARSGTEEPEEPAGRGEPTRPAASSVHQSPARSGAQAQSSPSADSSDRSDTLDMSAGKEVSGGMKKAKKPRAFWKELPILIGIALLLALLIKTFLVQAFSIPSDSMQDTLQRGDRVLVDKLTPWFGSKPQRGEVVVFHDPGGWLNETPTPEPNPVQKVLSFIGLMPSAEEKDLIKRVIAVGGDTVECHGTGPVKVNGKALDEASYVFPGATPCGDRAFGPIHVPKGRIWVMGDHRDDSLDSRYHQNLKGNGTVSENEVVGRAFTIAWPINRWATLPVPDTFDQPGINKAMAATPAALGLAGAVPIVIWRRRRLTGTRNPR